The following DNA comes from Janthinobacterium sp. TB1-E2.
CGGAGGCATGTTGTAATGCAGCATGAACGAATCGGTGAACTCGCCCATCAGCGCATCGATCTTCTGGCTGTCGCGGGCGGTGCCCAAAGTTGCCACGACCAGCGCTTGCGTTTCGCCGCGCGTGAACAGGGCCGAACCGTGGGTGCGTGGCAGCACGCTGGTGCGGATCGAGATCGGACGCACGGTGCGCGTGTCGCGGCCGTCGATGCGTGGCTCGCCGTCGAGGATTTGCGTACGCACGATTTTCGCTTCGATGTCGAACAGGATGTTGTTCACTTCAGCGCTGTCGATAGCCGCGCCGCCGGTGGCAGCCACTTCAGCCGACAGGTCGGCGATCACTTCCGACGTCGCCGCTTTCAGCTTGGCCGTACGCTCTTGCTTGTCCTTGGTTTGATACGCGTCATTGATCTTGGCGTTGGCGAAATGCGCGACGCGGGCGATCAGTGCTTCGTTTTTCGGCGCAGGCGCCCATTCGACTTCCGGCTTGCCGCCGTCACGCACCAGGTCGTGAATCGCGTCGATGACGACTTTCATCTGGTCGTGGCCGAAGACCACGGCGCCCAGCATGATTTCTTCGGACAGCTGTTTCGCTTCCGATTCGACCATCAGCACGGCCGTTTCGGTACCGGCGACAACCAGGTCCATTTCCGACGTTTTCAGTTGCTGGACGGTCGGGTTCAGGATGTACTGGCCATTCGCGTAACCGACGCGCGCGGCGCCGATAGGACCGTTGAAAGGCACGCCCGATACGCACAGGGCAGCCGATGCGCCGATCATGGCGGCGATGTCCGGATCGATTTCAGGGTTGACCGACAACACGTGAATGATGACTTGCACTTCATTCAGGTAGCCTTCCGGGAACAGCGGACGGATAGGACGGTCGATCAGACGGGAGGTCAGTGTTTCTTTTTCGGAAGGACGGCCTTCGCGCTTGAAAAAACCGCCCGGGATTTTACCGGCAGCATAGGTTTTCTCGACATAATCAACCGTCAAAGGGAAGAAATCCTGGCCTGGTTTGGCATCTTTGCGTGCCACTACCGTTGCCAGAACGACGGTATCTTCGATCGACACCAGCACTGCGCCGGATGCCTGACGTGCGATTTCGCCGGTTTCCAGGGTCACTTGATGTTGACCGTACTGGAAGGTTTTCGTAACTTTGTTAAACATGGGGTATCCCTTTTCTAATTGCCGACAGATTTTCAGGGGCTGTCGTTCACCTCACCACAGGCGGCGAAAACTTCGTTGCCGCCTTTACTACTTTACTTTTAAAACATGATATCGGTAGAGAATACTGTACTTCTCGACATAAATCCGGAATTCAAATGACAAAATGCCCGCGTCAGCGAACTGGCGCAGGCATTTCTGTATAAACCTTGTACGGCAAAAATTACTTGCGCAGACCAAGTTTAGCGATCAGGTCGCGATAACGGGTAGCGTCTTTAGCCTTCAGGTAGGACAACAGGCTCTTACGACGGTTGACCATCATGATCAGGCCGCGGCGGGAGTGGTGATCTTTCGAGTGGGCTTTGAAGTGGCCGTTCAGTTCGTTGATGCGAGCTGTCAGCAGTGCAACTTGCACTTCAGGGGAGCCGGTGTCGTTTTGACCACGTGCGTTGTCCGCGATGATAGCGGCTTTGTTGATGTTTTCTACTGTCATGATAAACCTTTCACATGCGGTGCACAGAGTCTGAACCCTATCCACCGTGAACTACGATTATTAAAATACTGGCCTATGCTTCCAACCAGACGCGCAAGTATATCGGAAAAATGCCCGCCTGTATCCTGCCGTGCGCGCTTTTCTCGGTGCATGATAGGGTTTTCCTGCATTTCAGGAGGTCAAACATGAAAAAACTGCTCAAATCAGCAACACCGCTGCTGTTTGCCGCGCTGGCCGGCTGCGCCAGCTGGAACGTCCCGCCGCCCCAGCCGGGCGAGCCGCGCGCCGCCGTGGAAGCGCGCCTGGGCCGGCCAACGAATATCTACCAGCTACCCACGGGTCCCGAACTCGAATACGCGACGGGACCGTACGGCCAGTACACGTATATGGCCCGTTTCGGCCCCGACGACAGGTTGATTTCCTACGAGCAAGTGCTCGACACGCCAGGCTTTGCCCGCATCAAGGTGGGCGTGTCGACTCAGCAAGACGTGCTGCACACCTTGGGCCGCCCGACGGAAACCTCGTATCTGTCGCTGCCGAAACTGCACGTCTGGTCCTACCGCTACAAGGAATCGGGCGTGTGGGATTCCATGATGCACGTGCACTTCGACCACGACGGCATCGTGCGCATGATGATGAACGGGCCCGATCCAGCCAAGGAAGAGCGGCGGTTTTTCTGGTAGTTAGCGCCCCCTCACGGTTGCGGGTCGATGCGCTCGTCTTTCGCATGCAGTTTGTTTAAGGCCGACAAATACGCCTTGGCCGACGCGACGATGATGTCCGGATCGGCGCCCACGCCGTTGACGATGCGCCCGTCGCGCGACAGGCGCATCGTGACTTCACCCTGCGACTGCGTGCCCGTGCTGATGGCATTGACGGAGAACAGGACCAGCTCGGCGCCGCTGGCGGCCGCGCTTTCGATGGCGTTGACGGTCGCGTCGACGGGGCCATCGCCCTGCCCTTCGCAGCTGCGCTGCTCACCGCCGACGAGAAACTCCACGCGCGCATGGGGCACGGCGCCCGTCGTCGACTGCTGCGTCAGCGCAACAAAACGGTAGTGCTCACTCTCCTGCGCCTGCTGCTCCT
Coding sequences within:
- the pnp gene encoding polyribonucleotide nucleotidyltransferase produces the protein MFNKVTKTFQYGQHQVTLETGEIARQASGAVLVSIEDTVVLATVVARKDAKPGQDFFPLTVDYVEKTYAAGKIPGGFFKREGRPSEKETLTSRLIDRPIRPLFPEGYLNEVQVIIHVLSVNPEIDPDIAAMIGASAALCVSGVPFNGPIGAARVGYANGQYILNPTVQQLKTSEMDLVVAGTETAVLMVESEAKQLSEEIMLGAVVFGHDQMKVVIDAIHDLVRDGGKPEVEWAPAPKNEALIARVAHFANAKINDAYQTKDKQERTAKLKAATSEVIADLSAEVAATGGAAIDSAEVNNILFDIEAKIVRTQILDGEPRIDGRDTRTVRPISIRTSVLPRTHGSALFTRGETQALVVATLGTARDSQKIDALMGEFTDSFMLHYNMPPFATGETGRVGTPKRREIGHGRLAKRALIAALPAAEEFSYSVRLVSEITESNGSSSMASVCGGCLALMDAGVPMKEHVAGIAMGLIKEGGKFAVLSDILGDEDHLGDMDFKVAGTRNGITALQMDIKIMGITKEIMQVALAQAKEGREHILGEMQKAMPHVKTELSDFAPRLITIKINPEKIRDVIGKGGAVIRALTEETGTQIDISDEGVVTIASVDAAAGQEAKRRIEELTASVEVGKTYEGTVLKLLDFGAIVQVMPGKDGLLHISQIANERVNAVADYLKEGQLVRVKVLETDDRGRLKLSMKAAEGNEAPAA
- the rpsO gene encoding 30S ribosomal protein S15, which gives rise to MTVENINKAAIIADNARGQNDTGSPEVQVALLTARINELNGHFKAHSKDHHSRRGLIMMVNRRKSLLSYLKAKDATRYRDLIAKLGLRK
- the bamE gene encoding outer membrane protein assembly factor BamE domain-containing protein, which translates into the protein MKKLLKSATPLLFAALAGCASWNVPPPQPGEPRAAVEARLGRPTNIYQLPTGPELEYATGPYGQYTYMARFGPDDRLISYEQVLDTPGFARIKVGVSTQQDVLHTLGRPTETSYLSLPKLHVWSYRYKESGVWDSMMHVHFDHDGIVRMMMNGPDPAKEERRFFW